Proteins found in one Wenzhouxiangella sp. XN201 genomic segment:
- a CDS encoding YebC/PmpR family DNA-binding transcriptional regulator, translated as MAGHSKWANIQHRKKAQDAKRGKIFTRLIREISVAAREGGGDADSNPRLRLAIEKANGANVPKDNIERAIKKATGELEGASFEEIRYEGYAPGGVAVMVDTLTDNRNRTVSEVRHAFSKHGGNLGTDGSVAFQFEKKGVITFAPGTSEEDVMEASLEAGAEDIVSSDDGSIEVLTAPEDFESVRDALRAAGLHFEDAEVTERAENLIALDVDSGRQVLKFLDVLEDLDDTQNVWSNADIPTEAYD; from the coding sequence ATGGCCGGTCACAGTAAATGGGCCAATATCCAGCACCGCAAGAAGGCACAGGATGCCAAGCGGGGCAAGATTTTCACGCGGCTGATCCGCGAAATCAGCGTTGCCGCCCGTGAGGGCGGGGGCGATGCAGACAGTAATCCGCGGCTCAGGCTGGCGATCGAGAAGGCCAACGGTGCCAACGTGCCCAAGGACAACATCGAGCGCGCCATCAAGAAGGCCACCGGTGAACTCGAGGGTGCCTCGTTCGAGGAAATCCGCTACGAGGGCTATGCGCCCGGCGGCGTGGCGGTGATGGTCGATACCCTGACCGACAACCGCAATCGCACCGTCTCGGAAGTGCGTCATGCCTTCAGCAAGCATGGTGGCAATCTGGGCACTGACGGCTCGGTCGCCTTCCAGTTCGAGAAAAAGGGCGTGATTACCTTCGCGCCGGGCACCAGCGAGGAGGACGTCATGGAAGCCTCGCTCGAGGCCGGCGCCGAGGACATCGTCAGCAGTGACGACGGGTCGATCGAGGTGCTGACCGCGCCGGAAGACTTCGAGAGCGTACGCGACGCGCTCCGGGCCGCCGGGCTGCATTTCGAGGACGCCGAGGTTACCGAACGCGCCGAGAACCTGATCGCACTCGATGTCGACTCCGGCCGCCAGGTGCTGAAATTCCTCGACGTGCTGGAAGACCTCGACGACACGCAGAACGTGTGGTCGAACGCGGATATACCGACGGAAGCCTACGACTGA
- the ruvC gene encoding crossover junction endodeoxyribonuclease RuvC, whose translation MRILGLDPGSRRTGVGIIEGERLIHAETINLGGGPMPERLGLIFTEVQRLIAEYQPTVAAVETVFMSRNAQAAIKLGQARGAAICAAVGAGLEVYEYAPRAIKQAIVGRGGAAKEQIQHMTRALLKIDADLGEDAHDALAAALCHHHTAQTASRLPPGVVLR comes from the coding sequence ATGCGAATCCTCGGCCTCGATCCCGGCTCCCGCAGAACCGGTGTCGGCATCATCGAGGGCGAGCGGCTGATCCACGCCGAGACGATCAATCTCGGCGGTGGCCCGATGCCGGAGCGGCTGGGGTTGATCTTCACCGAGGTTCAGCGCCTGATTGCCGAGTATCAACCGACGGTAGCGGCGGTCGAGACGGTTTTCATGAGCCGTAACGCGCAGGCGGCGATCAAGCTCGGCCAGGCGCGCGGCGCGGCCATCTGCGCGGCCGTCGGGGCCGGGCTGGAAGTGTACGAATATGCGCCGCGCGCCATCAAGCAGGCCATCGTCGGACGGGGCGGCGCGGCCAAGGAGCAGATTCAACACATGACGCGCGCCCTGCTCAAGATCGACGCTGACCTGGGCGAGGACGCTCATGATGCGCTGGCTGCGGCGCTGTGCCATCATCACACCGCCCAGACTGCCAGCCGACTGCCCCCGGGAGTGGTATTGCGATGA
- the ruvA gene encoding Holliday junction branch migration protein RuvA, producing the protein MIVRLSGTLIQREPPALTIDVGGVGYEVEAPLNVFDRLPADGEPVTVLTHLVVREDAHTLYGFTHESDRRLFRELLKVSGIGPRLALAILSGVSGEDFALMVEAGDSQALTRLPGIGKKTAERLILEMRGRISDLGGDAGTSNKPGDAGAEARAALTALGYSASEALKMVQSVADPELSSEALIRAALKKKMQG; encoded by the coding sequence ATGATCGTGCGCCTGTCCGGAACCCTGATCCAGCGTGAGCCGCCGGCGCTGACCATCGATGTCGGTGGCGTCGGCTACGAAGTCGAGGCACCGCTCAACGTCTTCGACCGTCTGCCGGCCGACGGCGAGCCGGTGACCGTGCTCACCCACCTGGTGGTGCGCGAGGATGCGCACACGCTCTACGGATTCACGCACGAGTCCGACCGCCGGCTGTTTCGCGAATTGCTCAAGGTCTCCGGTATCGGGCCGCGCCTGGCCCTGGCCATTCTTTCCGGCGTCAGCGGCGAGGACTTCGCCCTGATGGTCGAGGCCGGCGACAGCCAGGCCCTGACCCGCCTGCCGGGCATCGGCAAGAAGACCGCCGAGCGGCTGATTCTGGAAATGCGCGGGCGAATTTCCGACCTGGGCGGTGATGCCGGCACCTCGAACAAGCCCGGCGATGCCGGCGCTGAGGCGCGCGCTGCGCTGACGGCGCTGGGCTACTCGGCATCCGAGGCGCTGAAAATGGTCCAGTCCGTGGCCGATCCCGAACTGTCCTCCGAAGCCTTGATCCGCGCTGCGCTCAAGAAGAAGATGCAGGGATGA
- the ruvB gene encoding Holliday junction branch migration DNA helicase RuvB, translating into MMEEERLVTAEVDRDEARIEASLRPDRLSEYIGQPTMKERLGIYLESARGRNEALDHVLIFGPPGLGKTTLAHVIAHEMGVNLRQTSGPVLERAGDLAALLTNLEPGDVLFVDEIHRLSPVVEEVLYPAMEDYRIDIIIGEGPAARSIQLDLPRFTLVGATTRAGLLTSPLRDRFGIVERLEFYDADELSAIVQRSAGILEIDADQAGALEIARRARGTPRIANRLLRRVRDFAQVRADGRISEPVAAEALEMMQVDARGFDAMDRRLLKKLVEDFGGGPVGVESLAAALSEERGTIEDVIEPFLIQEGYLMRTARGRMATAATWKHFGLNPPNTPEDLFKSNPEQ; encoded by the coding sequence ATGATGGAAGAGGAGCGCCTGGTCACCGCCGAGGTCGATCGCGACGAGGCCCGCATCGAGGCGAGCCTGCGTCCGGACCGGCTGTCGGAATACATCGGCCAGCCCACGATGAAGGAGCGGCTCGGCATTTACCTCGAGTCGGCCCGCGGCCGCAATGAGGCGCTCGATCATGTGTTGATCTTCGGCCCGCCCGGCCTGGGCAAGACCACGCTGGCGCACGTTATCGCTCACGAAATGGGCGTCAACCTGCGCCAGACGTCCGGCCCGGTGCTCGAGCGCGCCGGCGACCTGGCCGCGCTTTTGACCAACCTCGAGCCCGGCGACGTGCTGTTTGTCGACGAAATCCATCGCCTGAGCCCGGTGGTCGAGGAAGTGCTCTATCCGGCGATGGAGGACTACCGCATCGACATCATCATTGGTGAGGGCCCGGCGGCGCGCTCGATCCAGCTCGACCTGCCGCGCTTCACCCTGGTCGGCGCCACCACCCGCGCCGGGCTGCTGACCTCGCCGCTACGGGACCGGTTCGGCATCGTCGAGCGGCTCGAGTTCTACGATGCCGATGAGCTGTCGGCGATCGTGCAGCGTTCAGCCGGCATCCTCGAGATCGACGCTGATCAGGCCGGCGCGCTCGAAATCGCCCGTCGGGCCCGTGGTACCCCGCGCATCGCCAATCGCCTGCTGCGGCGGGTGCGCGATTTTGCCCAGGTACGTGCCGATGGCCGCATCAGCGAGCCGGTCGCCGCCGAGGCCCTGGAAATGATGCAGGTCGATGCGCGCGGTTTCGACGCCATGGATCGCCGGCTGCTGAAAAAGCTGGTCGAGGACTTCGGCGGCGGGCCGGTGGGCGTCGAGAGCCTCGCCGCGGCTCTGTCGGAGGAGCGCGGCACCATCGAGGACGTGATCGAGCCCTTCCTGATCCAGGAAGGCTACTTGATGCGCACCGCCCGCGGCCGCATGGCCACGGCCGCGACCTGGAAGCATTTCGGCCTCAATCCGCCCAATACGCCTGAAGACCTGTTCAAAAGCAATCCGGAACAATGA
- the ybgC gene encoding tol-pal system-associated acyl-CoA thioesterase, with amino-acid sequence MSDQPFRYRVYWEDTDAGGVVYHARYLAFFERARSDWLMAMGFPQVPMRERDNRLFVVRRIDIRFVAPARLEDELAIRIDVEHLRSASLTFDQHMHRVGDEQLLATARVDAACLAADRFAPARMPEDLRTAIQQQQQRDKQ; translated from the coding sequence ATGAGCGACCAACCCTTCCGCTACCGCGTCTATTGGGAAGACACGGACGCCGGCGGCGTGGTCTACCACGCCCGCTACCTGGCCTTTTTCGAACGGGCGCGGTCGGACTGGCTGATGGCGATGGGATTTCCGCAGGTACCGATGCGCGAGCGCGACAATCGCCTGTTCGTCGTGCGGCGCATCGACATCCGATTCGTCGCCCCGGCCCGGCTCGAGGATGAACTCGCGATCAGGATCGACGTCGAACACCTGCGAAGCGCCTCGCTGACCTTCGACCAGCACATGCACCGGGTCGGCGATGAGCAGCTTCTGGCCACGGCCCGGGTCGACGCCGCCTGCCTGGCTGCCGACCGCTTCGCGCCGGCGCGCATGCCCGAAGACCTGCGCACGGCCATCCAACAACAACAGCAACGGGACAAACAATGA
- the tolQ gene encoding protein TolQ, translated as MNGELQIWELIREASLLVQLVMALLVAASITSWMVIFRKRQMLGRAESRSRKFEEKFWSGADLSKLYDAVAGDRSGREGLEAIFESGFREFLRVREERGVDPDGMTNSVQRAMRVTLTREMDRLEHRLSFLATVGSVSPYVGLFGTVWGIMNSFRGLAGAQQATIAMVAPGISEALIATAMGLFAAIPAVIAFNKFSNQVERLEVRYDNFKEEFASILNRQARKLREKD; from the coding sequence ATGAACGGCGAACTGCAAATCTGGGAACTCATTCGCGAGGCCAGCCTGCTGGTGCAGCTGGTCATGGCGCTGCTGGTAGCCGCGTCGATCACCTCCTGGATGGTGATCTTCCGCAAGCGCCAGATGCTCGGTCGTGCCGAGTCGCGGTCGCGCAAATTCGAGGAGAAATTCTGGTCCGGCGCCGATCTGAGCAAACTCTACGACGCCGTTGCCGGCGATCGATCGGGCCGGGAGGGTCTCGAAGCGATTTTCGAATCGGGATTCCGCGAGTTCCTGCGTGTTCGCGAAGAGCGCGGTGTCGACCCCGACGGCATGACCAACAGCGTCCAGCGCGCCATGCGCGTGACCCTGACGCGTGAAATGGACCGGCTCGAGCATCGACTGAGCTTCCTTGCCACGGTCGGCTCGGTCAGCCCCTACGTGGGCCTGTTCGGCACGGTCTGGGGCATCATGAACTCCTTCCGGGGCCTGGCCGGTGCGCAGCAGGCCACCATCGCCATGGTCGCGCCGGGCATCTCCGAGGCCCTGATCGCCACCGCCATGGGCCTGTTCGCCGCCATTCCGGCCGTCATCGCGTTCAACAAGTTCTCCAATCAGGTCGAGCGCCTGGAAGTGCGCTACGACAACTTCAAGGAAGAGTTCGCCTCGATCCTGAACCGGCAGGCGCGCAAGTTGCGGGAGAAGGACTGA
- the tolR gene encoding protein TolR yields the protein MSDQPYIRRRRKQMSEINVVPYIDVMLVLLIIFMVTAPLMNLGVEVELPTGSAEPLSDQGDPLMVSVTASGDMYLDTGDAPELVDGETLVATVGAIVERNPQLQVTVSGDREVAYEHIYRAMVHLQRAGVASVGLVGDPESEQEE from the coding sequence ATGTCGGATCAACCCTACATCCGGCGGCGGCGCAAGCAGATGTCGGAAATCAACGTCGTGCCCTACATCGACGTGATGCTGGTGCTTTTGATCATCTTCATGGTCACCGCACCGCTAATGAATCTGGGCGTTGAAGTCGAGTTGCCCACCGGGTCGGCCGAGCCGCTGTCGGACCAGGGTGATCCGCTGATGGTCTCGGTGACCGCCTCCGGCGACATGTATCTCGATACCGGCGATGCGCCGGAGCTGGTCGATGGCGAGACCCTGGTGGCCACCGTCGGTGCCATCGTCGAGCGCAATCCACAACTGCAGGTGACCGTCAGCGGTGACCGCGAAGTCGCCTACGAGCACATCTACCGCGCCATGGTCCACCTGCAGCGCGCTGGCGTGGCCTCCGTGGGTCTGGTGGGCGATCCCGAGTCAGAACAAGAAGAGTGA
- the tolA gene encoding cell envelope integrity protein TolA codes for MIDPQRKQAIKDGLTAFGLAIAVHLGFVLVLLFGTWDWQPFEHRPVPVRVTLVDQGPTMVEQPEAVEEAVDEAERQREEELERQRQEELEQQRQEEEAERQRQAELEQQRQEEAERRRLEEAEAARRREAERERLRQAEEERRQAEAERQRELEELRRQREAAQREREEQERRLQELAERRERQEEEQAAEEEAERLRLAQEEAAADARRATLGEEYTSTIRELVRRNWIRPPTTAPGVRCDIRVMQIPGGEIIDATVVSPCNADEATRRSITAAVLRVGTLPYRGYEDVFAREIVFTFVYDG; via the coding sequence ATGATTGACCCCCAGCGAAAACAGGCCATCAAGGACGGATTGACAGCCTTCGGGCTGGCGATTGCCGTGCACCTGGGCTTTGTCCTGGTGCTGCTGTTCGGCACCTGGGACTGGCAGCCGTTCGAGCATCGCCCCGTGCCGGTTCGCGTCACCCTGGTCGACCAGGGCCCGACGATGGTCGAGCAGCCCGAAGCCGTCGAAGAGGCCGTGGACGAAGCCGAGCGTCAGCGCGAGGAAGAGCTCGAACGGCAGCGCCAGGAGGAACTGGAACAACAGCGCCAGGAAGAAGAGGCGGAGCGCCAGCGCCAGGCGGAACTCGAGCAGCAGCGCCAGGAAGAAGCCGAGCGTCGCCGCCTCGAGGAGGCCGAAGCGGCACGCCGCCGCGAGGCCGAACGCGAGCGCTTGCGCCAGGCCGAGGAAGAACGTCGCCAGGCCGAGGCCGAGCGCCAGCGCGAGCTCGAGGAGCTGCGGCGCCAGCGCGAGGCCGCACAGCGCGAGCGCGAGGAACAGGAGCGGCGCCTGCAGGAACTGGCGGAGCGCCGTGAGCGCCAGGAAGAGGAGCAGGCCGCTGAGGAGGAGGCAGAGCGCCTGCGCCTGGCCCAGGAAGAGGCCGCCGCCGATGCGCGACGGGCCACCCTGGGTGAGGAATACACCAGCACCATCCGCGAACTGGTCCGCCGCAACTGGATCCGGCCGCCAACCACTGCGCCCGGTGTACGCTGTGATATCCGCGTCATGCAGATTCCGGGCGGGGAAATCATTGATGCCACCGTTGTCTCACCCTGCAACGCCGACGAAGCCACCCGCCGCTCGATTACGGCGGCTGTACTGCGAGTCGGTACGTTACCCTACCGAGGTTATGAAGATGTCTTTGCGCGTGAAATCGTTTTTACCTTCGTTTACGACGGCTAG
- the tolB gene encoding Tol-Pal system beta propeller repeat protein TolB, with the protein MKSFLPSFTTASLLLAILFWGSASAQLRIEIVDGVEGAMPIAVAPFAWNSDMPGPDEGVADIVSADLHRSGLFDPMDQAQMVDRPTRPPEVRFGTWRLLKVDHLVIGSVRDTSDGTGYEIEYHLLDVHSGRVLLSQALSVGLGNLRFGAHRVADAVYEELMGVPGAFATRIAYVVVRGSGTEDERFELVVADADGHSPQTVVRNTQPILSPAWSPDARKLAYVSFATGRSQIIVQDLYTGQNRVVSAERGINGAPAFSPDGRKLAVSLSRGGSPDIWLIDLESGQSRRLTTHWSIDTEPAWSPDGERIYFTSDRAGRPQIYVMDVDGDEAERVTWEGRYNANASIGLEERYLASIFSEGNQDFRIAIHDRETERLRVLSDGRLDESPSFAPNGSMVLYATRRGGKSELAAVSADGRVRQRLVLSEGDEVREPAWSPLIR; encoded by the coding sequence GTGAAATCGTTTTTACCTTCGTTTACGACGGCTAGCCTGCTGCTGGCGATTCTGTTTTGGGGCTCAGCGTCGGCGCAATTGCGCATCGAGATCGTCGACGGCGTCGAGGGCGCCATGCCGATTGCCGTGGCGCCGTTCGCCTGGAATTCGGACATGCCCGGGCCCGACGAGGGCGTGGCCGACATCGTCAGCGCCGACCTGCACCGCTCCGGCCTGTTCGATCCGATGGATCAGGCGCAGATGGTCGACCGGCCGACCCGTCCGCCGGAAGTTCGTTTCGGCACCTGGCGGCTGCTCAAGGTCGACCACCTGGTGATCGGCTCGGTGCGGGATACCAGTGACGGCACCGGCTACGAGATCGAGTACCACCTGCTCGACGTGCATTCCGGCCGGGTCCTGCTGTCGCAGGCCTTGTCCGTGGGCCTGGGCAATCTGCGTTTCGGTGCACATCGCGTCGCCGATGCCGTCTACGAGGAGCTGATGGGCGTTCCGGGGGCTTTTGCCACTCGCATCGCCTATGTGGTGGTCCGCGGTTCGGGTACCGAGGACGAACGCTTCGAACTGGTGGTGGCCGACGCCGACGGCCACAGTCCACAAACCGTGGTGCGCAATACCCAGCCGATCCTGTCGCCGGCCTGGTCGCCGGATGCGCGCAAGCTGGCCTATGTTTCCTTCGCCACGGGCCGTTCGCAGATCATCGTCCAGGATCTGTATACCGGCCAGAACCGGGTCGTCAGCGCTGAGCGCGGCATCAACGGCGCGCCGGCCTTCTCCCCCGACGGCCGCAAACTGGCCGTCAGCCTGTCCCGTGGCGGCAGCCCCGATATCTGGCTCATCGATCTCGAAAGCGGCCAATCCCGCCGCCTGACCACGCACTGGTCGATCGACACCGAACCGGCGTGGTCGCCCGACGGCGAACGCATCTATTTCACCTCCGACCGGGCCGGCCGGCCGCAGATCTACGTAATGGATGTCGACGGCGACGAGGCCGAGCGGGTCACCTGGGAGGGCCGCTATAACGCAAACGCCTCGATCGGCCTGGAAGAGCGTTATCTGGCGAGCATTTTCAGCGAAGGCAACCAGGACTTCCGGATTGCCATCCATGATCGCGAAACGGAGCGATTGCGTGTATTATCTGACGGTCGGCTCGATGAATCGCCGAGCTTCGCGCCTAATGGCAGCATGGTGCTGTATGCAACGCGACGTGGTGGCAAAAGCGAGTTGGCAGCCGTGTCGGCCGATGGTCGGGTCCGCCAACGGCTCGTCCTGAGCGAGGGTGACGAAGTTCGGGAGCCGGCCTGGTCACCATTGATTCGATAA
- the pal gene encoding peptidoglycan-associated lipoprotein Pal, translating into MKTALRFISLIMLAAILAACARETVEEPEAPEPPPPAEPAPEPETDRLDPRDFTDPRNLDNSDSVLSQRVIYFEFDRSNVRSQFRPIIEAHAEYLRANPSARVMLEGHADERGSREYNLGLGERRGDSVRELLESNRVSSDQLEVVSYGEERPVCRESNDGCWERNRRVEIVYTAR; encoded by the coding sequence ATGAAGACTGCACTGCGTTTCATCTCCCTGATCATGCTGGCCGCCATTCTGGCCGCCTGTGCGAGGGAGACGGTTGAAGAACCTGAAGCCCCGGAACCGCCGCCGCCTGCCGAGCCGGCACCGGAACCTGAAACCGATCGTCTCGATCCGCGTGATTTCACCGATCCGCGCAATCTCGACAATTCCGACAGCGTGCTGAGCCAGCGCGTGATCTACTTCGAATTCGATCGCTCGAACGTGCGTTCGCAGTTCCGGCCGATCATCGAGGCGCACGCCGAATACCTGCGAGCCAATCCGTCGGCTCGGGTCATGCTCGAGGGCCATGCCGACGAGCGCGGTTCGCGCGAGTACAACCTCGGCCTGGGCGAGCGTCGTGGTGACTCCGTGCGGGAATTGCTCGAGTCCAATCGCGTCTCGTCGGATCAGCTCGAAGTCGTCAGCTACGGCGAAGAGCGTCCGGTCTGCCGCGAAAGCAACGATGGTTGCTGGGAGCGCAATCGTCGCGTGGAGATCGTCTACACGGCGCGATGA
- the ybgF gene encoding tol-pal system protein YbgF, with product MRTVTSVALIAAVGLGPAAVIPANAQDDSSDLVYEVQALLEEVRELRGMVESQQRELENLHRRQRDQYLDLDRRLQEIEQGERSASRSQAPARSEDRQAASQPVEPVSEPASSGSAPSDVPEVREPIDARAEITPLAQPSDGGARDLEPAGEEEKAAYERAFRALRETRYADAAEGFASFLDTYPDSSYAPNALYWLAETYYVTRDFDTALDHFDELLEHFPDSSKQGDALLKIGFSHYEQERWNEARAALEQVRSQYPGTTLARLAEGRLRDMRLAGHY from the coding sequence TTGCGTACTGTCACATCGGTCGCACTGATTGCGGCGGTCGGCCTCGGGCCGGCCGCCGTGATTCCGGCAAACGCGCAGGACGACAGCAGCGACCTGGTCTACGAAGTCCAGGCCCTGCTCGAGGAGGTGCGTGAACTCAGGGGCATGGTCGAGTCGCAACAGCGCGAGCTCGAAAATCTGCACCGGCGCCAGCGCGACCAGTATCTCGATCTTGATCGTCGGCTGCAGGAAATCGAGCAGGGCGAGCGATCCGCGTCGAGGAGCCAGGCGCCAGCGCGTTCCGAAGACAGGCAGGCAGCATCTCAGCCAGTCGAGCCGGTGAGCGAGCCCGCGTCTTCGGGTTCCGCCCCGTCGGACGTCCCCGAAGTGCGCGAACCGATCGATGCGCGGGCCGAGATCACCCCGTTGGCCCAGCCTTCGGACGGTGGCGCGCGCGACCTTGAGCCGGCTGGTGAGGAAGAAAAGGCGGCCTACGAAAGGGCCTTCCGGGCGCTACGTGAAACGCGCTATGCCGATGCGGCGGAAGGGTTTGCATCCTTCCTTGATACCTACCCCGATTCGTCATATGCGCCCAACGCACTCTACTGGTTGGCCGAAACCTATTACGTCACGCGCGATTTCGACACCGCGCTCGACCATTTCGACGAACTCCTGGAACACTTTCCAGACAGTTCCAAGCAGGGGGACGCCCTGCTCAAGATCGGTTTCAGCCACTACGAGCAGGAGCGCTGGAACGAAGCTCGCGCGGCGCTCGAGCAGGTGCGCAGCCAGTATCCCGGTACCACCCTGGCGCGGCTGGCCGAAGGGCGGCTGCGGGACATGCGGCTCGCCGGGCATTACTGA
- the galU gene encoding UTP--glucose-1-phosphate uridylyltransferase GalU, whose protein sequence is MIDTVVFPVAGLGTRFLPATKAIPKEMLPVVDKPLIQYGVEEAVAAGATRLVFVTGRTKNAIADHFDMAFELETELEQRGKHELLEVARQTVPDGVECLYVRQRQALGLGHAVRCARSLVSGEAFGLILPDDLIDNGGDGVLAQLVRHHEQTGASVISVEEVPREKTSSYGVVDVESFTGRSGRICGMVEKPEPAEAPSNLAIVGRYVLDARIFELLEETRPDQRGEIQITDAIASLLQERPVDAYRFEGRHYDCGSKLGFLQATVDLGRKHPELGGEFSAWLENQ, encoded by the coding sequence ATGATCGACACCGTCGTCTTCCCAGTCGCCGGGCTCGGCACACGTTTTCTTCCCGCTACCAAGGCCATTCCGAAGGAAATGCTGCCGGTGGTCGACAAGCCGCTGATCCAGTATGGCGTCGAGGAAGCAGTGGCTGCAGGCGCAACGCGCCTGGTGTTCGTGACCGGTCGTACCAAGAATGCAATCGCCGATCATTTCGACATGGCCTTCGAGCTCGAGACCGAACTCGAACAGCGCGGCAAGCACGAATTGCTGGAGGTCGCGCGCCAGACCGTGCCGGACGGTGTCGAATGCCTGTACGTTCGCCAGCGCCAGGCGCTGGGTCTGGGGCACGCCGTGCGATGTGCCCGTTCCCTGGTGTCCGGCGAGGCCTTCGGCCTGATCCTGCCCGACGACCTGATCGACAACGGCGGTGACGGGGTGCTGGCCCAGCTTGTTCGGCATCACGAACAGACTGGCGCCTCGGTGATCAGCGTCGAGGAAGTTCCGCGCGAGAAGACCAGTTCCTACGGCGTGGTCGATGTCGAGTCCTTCACCGGGCGCAGCGGCCGGATTTGCGGCATGGTCGAAAAGCCCGAACCCGCCGAGGCACCGTCCAACCTGGCCATCGTCGGCCGCTACGTGCTCGATGCGCGTATCTTCGAACTTCTCGAAGAGACCCGCCCCGACCAACGGGGTGAAATCCAGATCACCGACGCCATCGCCAGCCTGCTTCAGGAGCGCCCCGTCGATGCCTACCGGTTCGAGGGCCGGCACTACGACTGCGGCTCCAAGCTGGGCTTCCTGCAGGCCACCGTCGACCTGGGCCGCAAGCATCCCGAGCTTGGCGGCGAATTCTCCGCCTGGCTTGAAAATCAATAA
- the cysQ gene encoding 3'(2'),5'-bisphosphate nucleotidase CysQ, with amino-acid sequence MQLNELLPRVREAVAEAGAAIMAVYDDPATTEVIDKDDNSPLTEADLAANRILVERLEALTPEVPILSEESKQAPWSQRKQWRELWVVDPLDGTREFLKRNGEFTVNVALVRDHRPVLGVVYAPALDRWYFASIEDGAWRQDDDRDPVRIEVGEKQFDRPWQVVGSRSHNTREVEDFVARLGAAEFVAMGSSLKLCLVADGSADIYPRLGPTSEWDTCAAQAIVEAAGGIVVNAETGEPLTYNAREEVLNPWFIVCRDPDPAWFGAAKA; translated from the coding sequence ATGCAATTGAATGAACTGCTGCCGCGTGTGCGTGAGGCCGTGGCCGAAGCCGGTGCGGCGATCATGGCCGTCTATGACGATCCGGCCACCACCGAGGTCATCGACAAGGACGACAACAGTCCTTTGACCGAGGCCGATCTGGCCGCCAACCGGATCCTGGTCGAGCGGCTCGAGGCGCTCACGCCTGAAGTTCCGATCCTGTCGGAAGAATCGAAACAGGCGCCCTGGTCACAGCGGAAGCAGTGGCGGGAACTGTGGGTCGTCGATCCGCTCGACGGTACGCGCGAGTTTCTCAAGCGCAATGGCGAATTCACGGTCAACGTCGCCCTGGTTCGAGATCACCGGCCGGTGCTGGGGGTCGTCTATGCCCCGGCGCTGGATCGCTGGTATTTCGCCTCCATCGAGGACGGCGCCTGGCGTCAGGACGATGATCGTGATCCGGTGCGCATTGAGGTGGGTGAAAAGCAGTTCGATCGCCCCTGGCAGGTGGTCGGGAGTCGTTCACACAACACCCGCGAGGTCGAGGATTTCGTGGCCCGTCTGGGCGCGGCCGAATTCGTCGCTATGGGCAGCTCGCTCAAGCTTTGCCTGGTTGCCGACGGTTCGGCCGACATCTATCCGCGCCTGGGGCCGACCAGTGAATGGGATACCTGTGCCGCGCAGGCGATCGTCGAAGCCGCCGGCGGGATAGTGGTCAATGCCGAAACCGGCGAACCCCTGACCTACAACGCCCGCGAGGAAGTGCTCAACCCCTGGTTCATTGTCTGTCGGGATCCTGATCCGGCGTGGTTCGGGGCGGCGAAGGCCTGA